Proteins found in one Amycolatopsis umgeniensis genomic segment:
- a CDS encoding DegT/DnrJ/EryC1/StrS family aminotransferase has protein sequence MTTRVWDYQAEYQNERLDLLNAVETVFDSGQLVLGASVRGFESEFAAYHGVSHCVGLDNGTNAIKIGLQALGIGPGDEVITVSNTAAPTVVAIDGTGATPVFVDVREDDFLMDTGQVEAAITERTKCLLPVHLYGQCVDMAPLKELAAKHGLSILEDCAQAHGAKQNGVIAGSTGDAAAFSFYPTKVLGAYGDGGATITSDEAVERKLRRLRYYGMDTQYYTLETPAHNSRLDEVQAEILRRKLKRLDTYTAARRAIAERYAEGLGDTELKLPRTVPGNEHVYYVYVVRHPRRDDILERLKAYDIHLNISYPWPVHTMTGFAHLGYETGSLPVTEKLATEIFSLPMYPALDPDVQDKVIHAVREVLSSL, from the coding sequence ATGACCACGCGTGTATGGGATTACCAGGCCGAATACCAGAACGAGCGGCTCGACCTGCTGAACGCGGTCGAGACGGTCTTCGATTCTGGACAGCTCGTACTCGGCGCCAGTGTGCGCGGTTTCGAGTCGGAATTCGCCGCGTACCACGGGGTCTCGCATTGTGTCGGTCTCGACAACGGGACGAACGCGATCAAGATCGGCCTGCAGGCGCTGGGGATCGGTCCGGGCGACGAGGTGATCACGGTGTCGAACACCGCGGCCCCGACCGTGGTCGCGATCGACGGCACGGGCGCCACCCCGGTCTTCGTCGACGTCCGCGAAGACGATTTCCTGATGGACACCGGTCAGGTCGAGGCGGCGATCACCGAACGCACCAAATGCCTGCTGCCCGTCCACCTGTACGGGCAGTGCGTGGACATGGCCCCGCTCAAGGAACTCGCCGCGAAGCACGGTCTGTCCATTTTGGAGGATTGCGCCCAGGCGCACGGGGCGAAGCAGAACGGCGTGATCGCCGGCTCGACCGGTGACGCGGCCGCGTTCTCGTTCTACCCGACCAAGGTGCTCGGCGCGTACGGCGACGGCGGCGCGACCATCACGTCCGACGAAGCAGTGGAGCGCAAGCTGCGGCGGCTGCGGTACTACGGCATGGACACGCAGTACTACACCTTGGAGACGCCTGCCCACAACAGCAGGTTGGACGAGGTCCAGGCCGAGATCCTGCGGCGCAAGCTCAAGCGGCTCGACACGTACACGGCCGCCCGCCGGGCCATCGCCGAGCGCTATGCCGAGGGTCTCGGCGACACCGAACTGAAGCTTCCCCGGACCGTGCCCGGCAATGAGCACGTCTACTACGTGTACGTGGTGCGGCACCCGCGGCGTGACGACATCCTCGAGCGGCTCAAGGCGTACGACATCCACCTCAACATCAGCTACCCGTGGCCGGTGCACACCATGACCGGGTTCGCCCACCTCGGCTACGAGACGGGTTCGCTCCCGGTCACCGAGAAACTGGCCACCGAGATCTTCTCGCTGCCGATGTACCCGGCGCTCGACCCGGACGTCCAGGACAAGGTCATCCACGCGGTCCGCGAAGTGCTGTCCTCCCTCTGA
- a CDS encoding dTDP-4-dehydrorhamnose 3,5-epimerase family protein — protein MQARKLAVEGAIEFTPRVFPDDRGMFLSPYQEEAFVEANGAPLFRVAQTNHSVSKRGVLRGVHYTVTPPGVAKYVYCARGSALDIVVDIRVGSPTFGKTDVVLMDQRDHRTMYFPVGLGHAFVALEDDTVMSYMISGTYVPQNELALSVLDPALGLSLDIGAEPILSERDRTAITLAEAKERGLLPDYATSRELERRLTEAPVTA, from the coding sequence GTGCAAGCACGCAAACTCGCCGTCGAAGGCGCGATCGAGTTCACCCCTCGCGTCTTCCCCGACGACAGGGGCATGTTCCTCTCGCCGTACCAGGAAGAGGCTTTCGTCGAGGCCAACGGCGCCCCGCTTTTCCGGGTGGCGCAGACGAACCACAGCGTGTCCAAGCGCGGTGTCCTGCGAGGCGTCCACTACACCGTGACACCGCCGGGTGTCGCGAAGTACGTCTACTGCGCGCGCGGCAGTGCCTTGGACATCGTGGTCGACATCCGGGTCGGCTCGCCCACGTTCGGCAAGACCGACGTGGTCCTGATGGATCAGCGGGACCACCGGACGATGTACTTCCCCGTCGGGCTCGGCCACGCGTTCGTGGCGCTCGAGGACGACACCGTCATGTCCTACATGATCTCCGGAACCTATGTGCCGCAGAACGAACTCGCCCTTTCGGTGCTGGATCCCGCGCTGGGCCTGTCCTTGGACATCGGTGCGGAGCCGATCCTGTCCGAGCGGGACCGGACGGCGATCACCCTCGCCGAAGCGAAGGAGCGGGGGCTCCTGCCGGACTACGCCACCAGCCGGGAACTCGAGCGGCGGCTGACCGAAGCCCCCGTCACGGCCTGA
- a CDS encoding SDR family oxidoreductase, which yields MDNGRGDDPVAALLGAGVVVTGAGRGIGAALARRFAEAGARVVVNDRHPDRAAAVAAEIGGLALPGNASDRLVPAARELLGGAVDVYCANAGVLRTGGPEASDDDWATSWDVNVMAHVQAARDLLPDWLDRGRGRFVSVASSAALLTLIGSAPYAVSKHASLAFAEWMSVTYRHLGVHVHAICPRAVRTEAYEAELESTELQLLSTAIGPEKVADALFESIAADRFLVLPHPEVAEHAAQRVTDRERWLSDINRMQTSTSR from the coding sequence GTGGACAACGGGCGTGGGGACGATCCTGTCGCCGCCCTGCTCGGTGCCGGTGTCGTCGTCACCGGCGCCGGCCGGGGCATCGGCGCCGCGCTGGCGAGGAGGTTCGCCGAAGCGGGCGCCCGGGTGGTGGTCAACGACCGGCATCCCGACCGGGCCGCGGCGGTCGCCGCCGAGATCGGCGGGCTGGCGTTGCCCGGCAACGCCTCCGATCGCCTGGTACCCGCGGCCCGCGAACTGCTGGGCGGGGCCGTGGACGTCTACTGCGCCAACGCAGGCGTCCTGCGCACCGGCGGCCCCGAGGCCTCCGACGACGACTGGGCCACGTCCTGGGACGTCAATGTCATGGCCCATGTCCAAGCCGCCCGTGACCTGCTGCCCGACTGGCTGGACCGCGGCCGGGGCCGGTTCGTTTCGGTGGCCTCGTCGGCGGCTTTGCTCACGCTGATCGGATCCGCGCCGTACGCGGTCTCCAAACACGCGTCGCTCGCGTTCGCCGAATGGATGTCGGTGACGTACCGGCACCTCGGCGTCCACGTGCACGCGATCTGCCCGCGTGCCGTGCGTACCGAAGCCTACGAGGCGGAACTCGAATCCACTGAGCTGCAATTGCTTTCGACCGCCATCGGTCCCGAGAAGGTGGCGGACGCGCTGTTCGAGAGCATCGCGGCGGACCGGTTCCTGGTCCTCCCGCATCCCGAGGTCGCCGAGCACGCGGCCCAGCGCGTCACCGATCGCGAACGCTGGCTCAGCGACATCAACAGGATGCAAACAAGTACCTCGCGCTGA
- the dpgA gene encoding 3,5-dihydroxyphenylacetyl-CoA synthase DpgA, whose protein sequence is MTAIAEPAEDLSVFTGLTEITRFAGVGTAVSASSYSQSELLEILDIEDPKIRSIFLNSAIDRRFLTLPPEGPGGERVSEPQGDLLDKHKKIAVDMGCRALEACLKSAGATLSDLRHLCCVTSTGFLTPGLSALIIREMGIDPHCSRSDIVGMGCNAGLNALNVVSGWSAAHPGELGVVLCSEACSAAYALDGTMRTAVVNSLFGDGSAALAVISGDGRVPGPRVLKFASYIITDAVEAMRYDWDREQDRFSFFLDPQIPYVVGAHAEIVIDRLLSGTGLRRSDIAQWLVHSGGKKVVDAVVVNLGLSRYDVRHTTGVLRDYGNLSSGSFLFSYERLADEDVARPGEYGVLMTMGPGSTIEMALIQW, encoded by the coding sequence ATGACCGCCATTGCCGAACCCGCCGAAGACCTTTCCGTTTTCACCGGGCTGACCGAAATAACCCGGTTCGCCGGGGTGGGGACAGCGGTTTCCGCGTCGTCCTACTCGCAATCCGAGCTCCTCGAAATCCTCGACATCGAGGATCCCAAGATCCGGTCGATCTTCCTGAACAGCGCGATCGACCGGCGCTTCCTCACACTTCCGCCGGAGGGTCCCGGCGGGGAGCGAGTCTCGGAACCGCAGGGCGATCTGCTGGACAAGCACAAGAAGATCGCGGTCGACATGGGATGCCGGGCGCTCGAGGCCTGCCTGAAATCGGCGGGGGCCACACTTTCGGACCTGCGTCACCTGTGCTGCGTCACCTCGACTGGTTTCCTGACCCCCGGCCTGAGCGCGCTGATCATCCGCGAGATGGGCATCGACCCGCATTGCAGCCGTTCGGACATCGTGGGCATGGGCTGCAACGCGGGCCTGAACGCGCTCAACGTGGTCTCGGGCTGGTCCGCGGCACATCCGGGCGAGCTCGGCGTCGTTCTGTGCAGCGAAGCCTGTTCCGCCGCGTACGCCCTCGACGGCACCATGCGGACCGCGGTGGTCAACAGCCTCTTCGGCGACGGATCGGCGGCCCTCGCCGTCATTTCCGGTGACGGCCGGGTGCCCGGCCCCCGGGTCCTGAAGTTCGCGAGCTACATCATCACCGACGCGGTCGAAGCGATGCGCTACGACTGGGATCGCGAGCAGGACCGGTTCAGCTTCTTCCTCGACCCGCAGATTCCCTACGTGGTCGGCGCGCACGCCGAGATCGTGATCGACAGGCTTCTGTCGGGTACGGGCCTGCGCCGCAGCGACATCGCCCAGTGGCTGGTGCATTCCGGCGGCAAGAAGGTCGTCGACGCCGTTGTCGTCAATCTCGGCCTGAGCCGGTACGACGTCCGCCACACCACCGGTGTGCTCCGTGACTACGGGAACCTCTCCAGCGGCTCCTTCCTCTTCTCCTACGAGCGTCTCGCCGACGAGGACGTGGCCCGTCCCGGTGAGTACGGCGTGCTCATGACCATGGGGCCCGGCTCCACGATCGAAATGGCGCTTATCCAATGGTGA
- the dpgB gene encoding enoyl-CoA-hydratase DpgB, with protein MNDELVLRFDGARPLSAAAVEEIDALCDRAEDHREPGPVTLHVTGAPPADWAKGLAVGLVNKWERVVRRFERLGRLTAAVASGECAGMALDLLLAADVRIAEPGTRLLLSWAGGGAWPGMTVYRLTQQAGAAGIRRAVLLGTPIETDRALALNLIDEVSADPAKTLAELAGATDGAETAIRRQLIFEAGSTTFEEALGAHLAAADRALRREAKS; from the coding sequence GTGAACGACGAACTGGTGCTGCGTTTCGACGGCGCACGGCCCTTGTCGGCCGCGGCGGTCGAGGAGATCGACGCGCTCTGCGATCGGGCCGAGGACCATCGGGAACCGGGTCCGGTCACCCTCCACGTCACGGGTGCCCCGCCCGCGGACTGGGCGAAAGGGCTGGCCGTCGGCCTGGTCAACAAATGGGAACGGGTCGTGCGCCGGTTCGAACGGCTCGGCAGGCTCACCGCCGCGGTGGCGTCGGGGGAGTGTGCCGGAATGGCGCTGGACCTCCTGCTCGCCGCCGACGTCCGGATCGCCGAACCGGGGACGCGGTTGCTGCTCTCGTGGGCGGGCGGCGGCGCCTGGCCGGGGATGACCGTCTACCGGCTCACCCAGCAGGCCGGCGCGGCGGGAATCCGGCGGGCCGTCCTGCTCGGAACGCCGATCGAGACCGATCGCGCTCTCGCGCTCAACTTGATCGACGAGGTGTCCGCGGATCCGGCGAAGACACTGGCCGAACTGGCCGGTGCCACGGACGGCGCGGAGACGGCGATCCGGCGGCAGCTGATCTTCGAAGCGGGCTCGACCACCTTCGAGGAGGCACTCGGCGCCCACCTCGCCGCGGCGGACCGGGCGTTGCGACGGGAAGCCAAGTCGTGA
- the dpgC gene encoding (3,5-dihydroxyphenyl)acetyl-CoA 1,2-dioxygenase DpgC, producing MTTDSVTLPPGLDLRALAGEAHRVDDGVRAMRAAFVEAHAEEIYAELTDGRTRYLRIDELVGAAALAFPGLVPTEEQMAAERALPQAEKTGREIDQGIFLRGILRAPKAGPHLLDAMLRPTSRALRLLPEFTETGLVRMEAVRLERRDGVAYLTLCRDDCLNAEDAQQVDDMETAVDLVLLDPSVRVALLRGGVMTHPRYEGRRVFCAGINLKKLSSGDIPLVDFLLRRELGYIHKIVRGVLTDGSWHSRFVDKPWMAAVDSFAIGGGTQLLLAFDHVLAASDAYLSLPAAKEGIIPGAANFRLSRFTGPRVARQVILGGRRIQADEPDARLILDEVVAPEEMDAAIDGALARLDGEAVAANRRMVNLAEEPPEEFRRYMAEFALQQALRIYGADVIGKVDGFAVGSR from the coding sequence GTGACAACGGATTCGGTGACTCTTCCGCCAGGGCTCGACCTTCGGGCCCTGGCGGGGGAGGCTCACCGGGTCGACGACGGCGTCCGGGCGATGCGCGCCGCCTTCGTGGAGGCGCACGCCGAAGAGATCTACGCCGAACTCACCGACGGCCGGACGAGATACCTGCGCATCGACGAACTCGTCGGTGCCGCCGCCCTCGCTTTCCCCGGCCTGGTGCCGACGGAAGAGCAGATGGCGGCCGAGCGCGCGCTGCCGCAGGCGGAAAAGACGGGACGTGAGATCGACCAGGGCATCTTCCTGCGCGGGATCCTGCGTGCCCCGAAGGCCGGTCCGCATCTGCTCGACGCCATGCTCCGCCCCACTTCCCGGGCGTTGCGGCTGTTGCCCGAATTCACCGAGACCGGTTTGGTCCGGATGGAAGCCGTCCGGCTGGAACGCCGTGACGGCGTCGCGTATCTGACCCTGTGCCGGGACGACTGTTTGAACGCCGAGGACGCCCAGCAGGTCGACGACATGGAGACCGCGGTCGACCTGGTGCTGCTCGACCCGTCCGTCCGGGTGGCACTGCTGCGGGGCGGGGTGATGACTCATCCCCGGTACGAGGGGCGCCGGGTGTTCTGCGCGGGGATCAACCTCAAGAAGCTGAGCTCGGGCGACATCCCGCTCGTCGATTTCCTTCTGCGTCGGGAACTGGGCTATATCCACAAGATCGTCCGCGGGGTGCTCACGGACGGCTCGTGGCACTCGCGGTTCGTCGACAAGCCCTGGATGGCCGCAGTCGATTCCTTCGCCATCGGCGGCGGGACGCAGCTCCTCTTGGCCTTCGACCATGTGCTCGCGGCGTCCGACGCGTACCTCAGCCTGCCCGCGGCCAAGGAGGGGATCATCCCCGGGGCGGCGAACTTCCGGCTTTCCCGGTTCACCGGACCTCGGGTGGCGCGGCAGGTGATCCTCGGCGGCCGCCGGATCCAGGCGGACGAGCCGGACGCGCGGCTGATCCTCGACGAGGTCGTCGCGCCGGAGGAGATGGACGCGGCGATCGACGGCGCGCTGGCCCGTCTCGACGGGGAAGCGGTGGCGGCCAACCGGCGCATGGTGAACCTCGCCGAGGAACCGCCGGAGGAATTCCGCCGGTACATGGCCGAATTCGCGTTGCAGCAGGCGTTGCGCATCTACGGCGCGGACGTGATCGGCAAGGTGGACGGCTTCGCGGTGGGATCACGATGA
- the dpgD gene encoding enoyl-CoA-hydratase DpgD translates to MSETRVRYEKKDHVAHVTMDRPEVLNAMDRRMHTELAGIWDDVEADDDIRAVVLTGAGDRAFSVGQDLKERARLTEAGVGASTFGSGGQPGHPRLTDRFTLSKPVVARVHGYALGGGFELMLACDIVIASEAAVFALPEVRLGLIAGAGGVFRLPRQLPQKVAMGYLLTGRRMDAATALHHGLVNEVVPFAELDRCVAEWTDSLVRAAPLSVRAIKEAALRSLDLPLEEAFKASYPWEERRQRSADASEGPRAFAEKRDPIWTGR, encoded by the coding sequence ATGAGCGAAACCCGGGTGCGGTACGAAAAGAAGGATCACGTCGCCCACGTGACGATGGACCGGCCCGAAGTGCTGAACGCGATGGACCGGCGGATGCACACGGAACTCGCCGGGATCTGGGACGACGTCGAGGCCGACGACGACATCAGGGCGGTGGTGCTGACCGGCGCGGGGGACCGCGCGTTCTCCGTCGGCCAGGACCTCAAGGAACGCGCGCGGCTGACCGAGGCGGGTGTGGGGGCCTCGACGTTCGGCAGTGGCGGGCAGCCGGGTCATCCCCGGTTGACCGACCGGTTCACGCTGTCCAAGCCGGTGGTCGCCAGGGTGCACGGATACGCGCTGGGCGGCGGCTTCGAGCTGATGCTGGCCTGCGACATCGTCATCGCCTCCGAGGCGGCGGTGTTCGCCCTGCCCGAGGTCCGACTCGGGCTGATCGCCGGTGCGGGAGGCGTGTTCCGGCTGCCGAGGCAGCTGCCGCAGAAGGTGGCGATGGGCTATCTGCTGACCGGGCGCCGGATGGACGCGGCGACGGCGCTTCACCACGGACTGGTGAACGAGGTCGTCCCGTTCGCCGAACTGGATCGGTGCGTCGCCGAATGGACGGACAGCCTCGTGCGCGCCGCCCCGCTTTCGGTCCGCGCGATCAAGGAGGCCGCACTGCGTTCACTCGACCTCCCGCTCGAAGAAGCCTTCAAGGCCTCGTATCCGTGGGAGGAACGCCGTCAGCGGAGCGCCGACGCGAGCGAGGGGCCCCGTGCCTTCGCCGAGAAAAGGGATCCGATCTGGACGGGGCGCTGA
- a CDS encoding 3-deoxy-7-phosphoheptulonate synthase has product MTTIGAVDLDNQRIDRMVPLVTPALLHHELPLSATAADTVRQGRETVLNVLDGTDDRLLVIAGPCSIHDPAAALEYADRLASVAGRFVNDLLIVMRVYFEKPRTVGGWKGLINDPHLDGTGDVNRGLRIARDLLLELAEGGLPAACEWLDTTIPAYLADTVSWGAIGARTVESQNHRMLASGLSMPVGFKNRRDGDVTVAVDAIRAAEARHVVPGVDPSGLPAILHTVGNPDCHLVLRGGNTAPNHNPASVRAALTMLQNAGLPRRVVIDASHDNSRKDHLRQAVVAEQIADQIRTGQRGIVGVMLESNLQAGRQDLHPDRPLTYGQSITDACIDMAATQEVLQTLATATAARRKQPK; this is encoded by the coding sequence ATGACAACCATCGGCGCCGTCGATCTCGACAACCAGCGCATCGACCGTATGGTCCCCCTGGTCACCCCGGCCCTGCTGCACCACGAACTGCCGCTCAGCGCGACCGCGGCGGACACGGTGCGGCAAGGCCGCGAAACCGTCCTCAACGTCCTCGACGGCACGGACGACCGGCTGCTCGTGATCGCCGGCCCCTGCTCCATCCATGACCCCGCCGCGGCCCTCGAGTACGCCGATCGCCTCGCTTCCGTCGCGGGCCGGTTCGTCAACGATCTCCTGATCGTCATGCGCGTGTACTTCGAAAAACCCCGTACGGTCGGCGGCTGGAAAGGGCTCATCAACGACCCGCACCTCGACGGCACCGGCGACGTCAACCGCGGGCTGCGCATCGCGCGGGACCTGCTCCTCGAACTCGCCGAAGGCGGCCTGCCCGCCGCGTGCGAATGGCTGGACACCACCATTCCGGCCTATCTCGCCGACACGGTCTCCTGGGGTGCGATCGGCGCCAGGACCGTGGAAAGCCAGAACCACCGCATGCTGGCCAGCGGCCTGTCCATGCCCGTCGGTTTCAAGAACCGCCGTGACGGCGATGTCACCGTCGCCGTCGACGCCATCCGTGCCGCCGAGGCCCGCCACGTCGTCCCCGGCGTCGACCCCAGCGGCCTGCCCGCCATCCTGCACACCGTCGGCAATCCCGACTGCCATCTCGTCCTGCGCGGCGGGAACACCGCGCCCAACCACAACCCCGCGTCCGTCCGCGCGGCACTCACCATGCTGCAGAACGCGGGCCTGCCGCGGCGGGTCGTGATCGACGCCAGTCACGACAACAGCCGCAAGGACCACCTCCGGCAAGCCGTCGTCGCCGAGCAGATCGCCGACCAGATCAGGACCGGCCAGCGCGGCATCGTCGGCGTCATGCTCGAATCCAACCTCCAGGCGGGCCGGCAGGACCTCCACCCCGACAGGCCGCTCACCTACGGACAGTCCATCACGGACGCCTGCATCGACATGGCCGCCACCCAAGAGGTTCTCCAGACCCTCGCCACGGCGACGGCCGCGCGACGGAAGCAACCGAAGTGA
- a CDS encoding winged helix-turn-helix transcriptional regulator has protein sequence MDKKAPSGNPSRPNPLPGCPMAAAFAAFGGKWKLTLLYWLAHGETHFAGLRRRGAPITPKVLAEQLRELEADGLVERVVTGPVPARVLYRLTPYGTTVLPVVEGVRVWGETHLRRTGGEAAPNPAMGCAGAIG, from the coding sequence ATGGACAAGAAGGCACCCTCAGGTAACCCCTCCCGTCCCAATCCGCTGCCCGGCTGCCCGATGGCGGCGGCGTTCGCCGCGTTCGGCGGGAAGTGGAAGCTGACCCTGCTGTACTGGCTCGCCCACGGCGAGACCCATTTCGCGGGTCTCCGCCGCAGGGGTGCGCCGATCACGCCCAAGGTGCTGGCCGAACAACTGCGCGAACTCGAGGCCGACGGACTCGTCGAACGCGTGGTGACCGGTCCGGTCCCGGCGCGGGTCCTGTACCGGCTCACGCCTTACGGGACAACGGTTTTGCCGGTGGTCGAAGGAGTCAGGGTCTGGGGTGAGACGCATCTTCGGCGCACCGGCGGGGAGGCCGCGCCGAATCCGGCGATGGGGTGTGCCGGCGCGATCGGTTAG
- a CDS encoding winged helix-turn-helix transcriptional regulator: protein MAEGEQLRETGSGRPYEVFHTDCPARDVVDHVTSRWGVWVLISLRNTDLRFYELRESIRGISEKMLAQTLRALVQDDLVWRKVEPTTPPQVTYGLTEFGRDVGEPLTELFDRITERLSPTKPATGAVSP, encoded by the coding sequence ATGGCGGAAGGCGAACAGCTCAGGGAGACCGGGTCAGGGCGGCCTTATGAGGTGTTTCACACCGACTGCCCCGCACGCGACGTGGTCGACCACGTGACCAGCCGGTGGGGTGTCTGGGTGCTCATCTCCCTGCGGAACACCGACCTCCGGTTCTACGAACTGCGCGAAAGCATCAGGGGGATCAGCGAGAAGATGCTCGCCCAGACGCTGCGCGCGCTGGTCCAGGACGATCTGGTGTGGCGGAAGGTCGAACCGACGACACCGCCCCAGGTCACCTACGGGCTGACCGAGTTCGGCCGGGACGTCGGCGAACCGCTGACGGAGCTTTTCGACCGGATCACGGAGCGGTTGTCACCGACCAAGCCGGCCACGGGGGCGGTGAGTCCGTGA
- a CDS encoding SDR family oxidoreductase, with protein MIVVTGATGNIGKPLTQALAEAGQQVTAVSRHTAAVPDGVRHVVADLADPAGLEPVLTGAKALFLLLSGDLHAARASPADLIGRAAAGGVRRVVLLSSLGVATRPFGSTRIALREVEDKLRESGMDWAILRPGGFASNALWWAESVRERQVVAAPFGDVGVPIIDPADIADVAAACLLEDRHTGGVHELTGPEVITPRQQTEAIATALGSPVRFHELTRDEAKAGMALSMPAELADDTLDILGSPSPAELRVSPDVQRVLGRAPRTFADWTARSIAAFR; from the coding sequence ATGATCGTGGTGACCGGGGCAACCGGAAACATCGGCAAGCCGTTGACACAGGCGCTGGCCGAGGCGGGTCAGCAGGTGACGGCGGTGTCGCGGCACACCGCGGCGGTGCCGGACGGCGTCCGCCACGTGGTGGCCGACCTGGCCGACCCCGCCGGTCTCGAGCCCGTGCTGACCGGGGCGAAGGCGTTGTTCCTGCTGCTGTCCGGCGACCTGCACGCCGCCAGGGCCAGTCCGGCCGACCTCATCGGCCGCGCCGCGGCCGGCGGGGTTCGCCGGGTCGTCCTGCTTTCCTCGCTGGGTGTGGCGACCAGACCCTTCGGCTCGACGCGGATCGCGCTGCGAGAGGTGGAGGACAAGCTGCGGGAGTCCGGGATGGACTGGGCCATCCTGCGGCCGGGCGGCTTCGCGTCCAACGCCCTGTGGTGGGCGGAGTCCGTCCGTGAGCGGCAGGTCGTCGCCGCGCCCTTCGGCGACGTCGGGGTGCCGATCATCGACCCGGCGGACATCGCCGACGTCGCGGCGGCCTGCCTGCTGGAAGACCGGCACACCGGCGGTGTCCACGAGCTGACCGGCCCCGAGGTGATCACGCCGCGTCAGCAGACGGAGGCCATCGCCACCGCGCTCGGCTCGCCGGTGCGGTTCCACGAGCTCACCCGCGACGAGGCCAAGGCCGGCATGGCCCTGAGCATGCCGGCGGAACTCGCCGACGACACTTTGGACATCCTCGGCTCCCCGAGCCCGGCGGAGCTGCGCGTCAGCCCCGACGTCCAGCGGGTCCTCGGCCGCGCCCCGCGCACCTTCGCCGACTGGACGGCCCGGTCCATCGCCGCTTTCCGCTGA
- a CDS encoding peptidoglycan-binding protein — protein sequence MTTAERDQRALDDPSHDRPKSLDAIDKHAQQAQKLNASAVNDQAAKVGGAATRANDLGDDLKVFRDDVLREWEGKDADAVADHLEKLGKASYKVSDKAEAAKNILQRVSEILDDTKKKVAQLAQEANDKDADNRALIGAARKRKNSSEDENEIAAAASDIERLRQLNEKDSNGKKDEIERALDEAEKQIDDLLKPLGLEIEDGFLELVPADTGQTTASSVNATPVDSRVSAPPSHHGGGDGGGGGGGGGGVAGVQGDGRPAKPIDAQGDNPAKIAEQFLGRNAGDLKRSGELPAMQSWVPNNVNCANFVSGCLEASGLIDKGQASASVAGLTANLEADGWKSVPLSEAKPGDVVISNNGGHVVLYAGDGQFIGSNNVNPDGSQKISMGGGGGLVKILTPPT from the coding sequence ATGACCACCGCGGAGCGGGATCAGCGTGCGCTCGACGACCCGTCGCATGACCGGCCGAAGTCGCTGGACGCCATCGACAAGCACGCCCAGCAGGCACAGAAGCTCAACGCGAGCGCCGTCAACGACCAGGCGGCGAAGGTGGGCGGAGCCGCCACGCGCGCCAACGATCTGGGAGACGATCTCAAGGTCTTCCGCGACGACGTGCTGCGCGAATGGGAAGGCAAGGACGCCGACGCCGTCGCCGACCACCTCGAAAAGCTCGGCAAGGCCAGCTACAAGGTCAGTGACAAGGCCGAAGCGGCCAAGAACATCCTTCAGCGCGTTTCCGAGATCCTGGACGACACCAAGAAGAAGGTCGCCCAGCTCGCGCAGGAAGCCAACGACAAGGACGCGGACAATCGCGCCCTGATCGGCGCGGCCCGGAAGCGGAAGAACAGTTCCGAGGACGAGAACGAGATCGCCGCGGCCGCGTCGGACATCGAGCGGCTCCGGCAGCTCAACGAGAAGGACTCCAACGGCAAGAAAGACGAGATCGAGCGGGCGCTCGACGAGGCCGAAAAGCAGATCGACGATCTCCTCAAACCGCTCGGCCTCGAAATCGAGGACGGTTTCCTCGAATTGGTGCCCGCCGACACTGGTCAGACCACGGCGTCGAGCGTCAACGCCACTCCCGTCGATTCCCGGGTCAGCGCGCCTCCCTCCCACCACGGCGGAGGAGACGGCGGCGGTGGTGGCGGAGGCGGCGGTGGTGTCGCCGGAGTCCAGGGTGACGGAAGGCCCGCCAAGCCGATCGACGCGCAGGGCGACAACCCGGCCAAGATCGCCGAGCAGTTCCTCGGCCGCAACGCCGGTGACCTCAAGCGCAGCGGTGAGCTGCCCGCGATGCAGTCCTGGGTGCCCAACAACGTCAACTGCGCGAACTTCGTTTCGGGCTGCCTGGAGGCGTCCGGCCTCATCGACAAGGGCCAGGCCAGCGCTTCCGTCGCGGGTCTGACGGCCAACCTCGAAGCGGACGGCTGGAAGTCGGTACCGCTCTCCGAGGCCAAGCCCGGCGACGTGGTGATCTCGAACAACGGCGGGCACGTCGTGCTGTACGCGGGCGATGGTCAGTTCATCGGCTCGAACAACGTCAACCCCGACGGTTCCCAGAAGATCAGCATGGGTGGCGGCGGCGGCCTCGTCAAAATCCTGACCCCGCCGACCTGA